Proteins from a single region of Hermetia illucens chromosome 3, iHerIll2.2.curated.20191125, whole genome shotgun sequence:
- the LOC119651851 gene encoding serine protease snake-like isoform X2: protein MRTVIFLAIVFSSAKSQSESLSAKKCQEFYSTADNKQFKEPSESGLELAESDEFPYMVAIGWKNKDGLIDYRCAGVLIDPKFIVAPAYCAAYQGEKPSVVQVGKTQLNEPSQAEDSLPIKNIIVHPDRKEDTFYNDIALYELEAPVAKLPACLWDEAEISNAENTLVTYDRNETESEKADKLIKIKTKLHPNDQCMEFYRIFPNADKGIMDTQLCAVEINTKDCRIQASGPLLLQKLDDKKSIPYVIGISSFTSECSGDSAPSIYSKIPAYAKWIESVVWV from the exons ATGAGGACTGTAATTTTCCTAGcaattg TTTTCAGTTCCGCTAAATCCCAGTCAGAGTCGTTGAGTGCAAAAA AATGCCAGGAGTTTTATTCAACCGCTGACAACAAACAATTTAAGGAACCATCTGAAAGTGGGCTAGAACTGGCTGAATCTGATGAATTTCCTTATATG GTGGCAATCGgatggaagaataaagatggatTAATTGATTATAGATGTGCAGGAGTTTTGATAGATCCAAAATTTATAGTGGCGCCTGCGTATTGTGCAGCTTATCAAGG TGAAAAACCTAGTGTTGTGCAAGTGGGAAAGACTCAATTAAATGAACCTTCGCAAGCAGAAGACTCTCtcccaataaaaaatattatagttCATCCTGACCGCAAAGAAGATACATTTTATAATGACATTGCCCTTTATGAATTGGAAGCCCCTGTGGC AAAATTGCCAGCTTGTCTGTGGGATGAGGCCGAAATTTCTAACGCAGAGAATACTTTAGTAACATACGATCGAAATGAAACTG aaagcGAAAAAGCGGATAAGCTTATAAAAATCAAGACCAAATTGCATCCCAATGATCAATGTATGGAATTTTATAGAATTTTCCCTAACGCTGATAAAGGAATCATGGATACACAACTGTGTGCTGTAGAAATAAACACAAAGGATTGTCGG ATACAAGCGTCTGGACCATTGTTATTGCAAAAGTTAGATGACAAAAAATCAATTCCTTACGTTATTGGAATCAGCTCATTTACAAGTGAATGTTCGGGAGATTCAGCACCTTCCATTTATTCGAAAATTCCTGCATATGCGAAGTGGATAGAGTCGGTTGTTTGGGTGTAA
- the LOC119651851 gene encoding serine protease snake-like isoform X1 encodes MRTVIFLAIVVFSSAKSQSESLSAKKCQEFYSTADNKQFKEPSESGLELAESDEFPYMVAIGWKNKDGLIDYRCAGVLIDPKFIVAPAYCAAYQGEKPSVVQVGKTQLNEPSQAEDSLPIKNIIVHPDRKEDTFYNDIALYELEAPVAKLPACLWDEAEISNAENTLVTYDRNETESEKADKLIKIKTKLHPNDQCMEFYRIFPNADKGIMDTQLCAVEINTKDCRIQASGPLLLQKLDDKKSIPYVIGISSFTSECSGDSAPSIYSKIPAYAKWIESVVWV; translated from the exons ATGAGGACTGTAATTTTCCTAGcaattg TAGTTTTCAGTTCCGCTAAATCCCAGTCAGAGTCGTTGAGTGCAAAAA AATGCCAGGAGTTTTATTCAACCGCTGACAACAAACAATTTAAGGAACCATCTGAAAGTGGGCTAGAACTGGCTGAATCTGATGAATTTCCTTATATG GTGGCAATCGgatggaagaataaagatggatTAATTGATTATAGATGTGCAGGAGTTTTGATAGATCCAAAATTTATAGTGGCGCCTGCGTATTGTGCAGCTTATCAAGG TGAAAAACCTAGTGTTGTGCAAGTGGGAAAGACTCAATTAAATGAACCTTCGCAAGCAGAAGACTCTCtcccaataaaaaatattatagttCATCCTGACCGCAAAGAAGATACATTTTATAATGACATTGCCCTTTATGAATTGGAAGCCCCTGTGGC AAAATTGCCAGCTTGTCTGTGGGATGAGGCCGAAATTTCTAACGCAGAGAATACTTTAGTAACATACGATCGAAATGAAACTG aaagcGAAAAAGCGGATAAGCTTATAAAAATCAAGACCAAATTGCATCCCAATGATCAATGTATGGAATTTTATAGAATTTTCCCTAACGCTGATAAAGGAATCATGGATACACAACTGTGTGCTGTAGAAATAAACACAAAGGATTGTCGG ATACAAGCGTCTGGACCATTGTTATTGCAAAAGTTAGATGACAAAAAATCAATTCCTTACGTTATTGGAATCAGCTCATTTACAAGTGAATGTTCGGGAGATTCAGCACCTTCCATTTATTCGAAAATTCCTGCATATGCGAAGTGGATAGAGTCGGTTGTTTGGGTGTAA
- the LOC119651850 gene encoding serine protease snake-like, with product MLNLKLLAAILIGFITTQTKSLQTTSEKKCAEFHPVGNTGNLVFIEPTARGYESAKLNEFPYMVAIGWKSKNETTFHQCGGVVIDPRYVIGPAFCVQHLPASKRPSIILLGSLNLESPQTVENTVGIKTMVIHPNRTERGVNDDIVIYELEESVSIRPTCLWTKADITASEGTSLMYDTETGKSGKLIKIQRKIYSDYECFKSYEKYPRVNQGIGTTQFCAAELNPDDCHTETFEGPLLIQERKSEKNVVPYLIGLSSFGGICGRFSAPTVYTKISGYINWIESVVWSNVKN from the exons ATGTTAAATCTGAAGCTTTTGGCGGCAA TACTAATTGGCTTTATAACTACCCAAACAAAGTCGTTGCAAACAACAAGTGAGAAAA AATGCGCGGAATTTCATCCAGTTGGGAACACAGGAAACCTTGTATTTATTGAACCCACTGCAAGGGGTTATGAGTCCGCGAAGCTCAATGAATTTCCGTACATG GTGGCTATTGGTTGGAAAAGCAAAAATGAGACTACATTCCATCAATGCGGAGGTGTCGTTATTGATCCTAGATATGTAATTGGTCCAGCATTTTGTGTCCAGCACTTGCCTGCAAG CAAACGGCCATCTATAATTTTGCTGGGTAGCCTCAATTTAGAGTCGCCGCAAACAGTCGAAAACACAGTTGGAATTAAAACTATGGTGATACATCCCAATCGTACCGAACGTGGAGTTAATGATGACATTGTTATTTATGAACTTGAGGAAAGTGTTTC TATTCGGCCCACGTGCTTATGGACTAAGGCAGATATAACTGCCTCAGAGGGTACATCTCTAATGTATGACAcag AAACTGGTAAATCTGGAAAGTTGATaaaaattcaaaggaaaatttATTCTGACTATGAATGTTTCAAATCATATGAGAAATATCCGCGGGTTAACCAAGGAATAGGAACAACACAGTTCTGTGCAGCAGAACTTAATCCTGATGATTGTCAT ACTGAAACATTTGAGGGCCCTCTCCTCATCCAAGAGCGGAAGTCAGAAAAGAATGTGGTTCCTTACTTGATTGGCTTATCATCATTTGGTGGGATTTGTGGACGTTTTTCAGCTCCAACTGTTTACACAAAAATTTCTGGTTATATAAACTGGATAGAATCTGTTGTTTGGTCAAATGTCAAGAATTGA